GAattctgaaaaaaatacacaACTCAGAGGCCTATTATGAATAGTGTCGGATTCAACCCCTTTTTAAAATGCTCCGAAGACCATGTGAAACTTTAGATCCAAAAGGTATAGTATATACCACTggtgatattttttatttgttaatgCTATTATTAACTGGGATATATTAGTAGGTAATAATTATGCCTGATGGACATATTGTAACTTATTGGGATGAAATTTTAGGGATGAGTTAAGCCGAGAGATGGTGATGTGTTGAGATCAGATCACATTATTcgatatcattattttccttCTCAAACAAATACAAAGTATACTCAGTGGGTCTTGGTGTCCCTACAGATTGCTGTTGTAAGGTATTTTTGGTATCTTCACCTCCATAATCCTTTGAAGGACATTCAGGCAAATGTGACCCTAATTTTTTACCATCCCCtaacaaaacaaatttcTTCTTAGTGTTGGAATCTACGAATGTTTTGATGACGTCAAATACCCATACAAGAATGCTTGGTACATTGATGAAGTATTTAGAGGATAATAACTCTGGATAAAATTCTTGGAATATGGCAATCACTTGTCTTGTGCATTTCTTGGTATCGCTATCCATCTTAAACATAGAGACGCCTTTGTAGTCATGGACCTGCGCCATATAGCTATTgtcatcattttcaaaatctaaTAAGCGTAAACCTCTTTCCATAAGCCCAACCCTGTATCTTACAAATGCATCTACgtctttaaaatattcttttttcccAGATATCGCACCATATAGATTCCAAGTGATAACTTGTTTATTGGGCTTAGCAGTTGGATAATGTGTAACAAGACCAATTGTTTGCAATGTTTCGTTATGCTTCTCTTTGAACGCAGCATCCAAAGGGTTGAACTTTTTTCTCCAGTTTAATATATCTATGATGTGGGTTTTAACATCATCGTATTTAAAATCATAAGCTTTACATAGTTTAAAGATCAAAGCCCTTGCAATCGATTCATCGAAATACTTGGTAACAAGCTCCTTATCTTTATCGCCATAATTTAACTTATAACCATACAATTCGTCATATCCggaacattttttttcaattattgcCGGCAGTTctttataaactttttcATATACTTTTTCTTGTTCATCAGTTTGGAATTTCATTCTAGAATTCTTATATTGGTAAAAAATTAGGAaacaattgttttaatataGTAAGAGCAACTGGAGTGTCGGATTTGGCActatctatttttttgagaatttaaaatttaaaacaagaatgctatcttttttattctattattgtttCGATGGAAAGTTTATTTTCAGTTTCTCGCATTCTTAGGTGTTTTTTAAATCTCGTTTGGAACATTCCGcataataaagaatacGGTACATTGAGCCCAACACGATAACTAGTATATgtacaataaataattatattaagcTCTAGTATCTTGCTGAATTGAAATATGACACGTATGCACTACAATGAAAATGCATAACTACCTCATTCTAATTAAACTTTAGTCACAAGATTATTCAACTAATCATCATGGActtcttatatttttaactgAGTTCTTAAACAGGGGATGTCTTGATATAATTAGTAAATGACATGTTTGAAAGTTAGTAAATATGCCAAAATCAATCACGTTTATTGCTAATAAGTAAAGCATACCTTGTAGACCCTTAACACATAAAATATACCGGAGTTTTATACATAAAAAGATGAATATATCTGGTGATATATAATTGTGAGGGCAATAATATAACATAcatcaattgaaatattaagtactaaaaattaaagacaTTCGATTGATGTTATAGGttaatattagtattctaaattgaaataatgtAGTATATAGACAATTTCTACAAGTAGGctcaataaaattatttacctcgaaaagaacaaattgaatattgaTACAGAATCTCATAGGGCCGCTTTATCAACATCTTTTTCGATTTTATTGATTCCTAATCtatgcttttttttaaaaaatatttttccgcggctattttcattaaataatatttttttacttttaaaaatttgatattaaatcttAGATTCCAAAAGAAGAATGCAAAACTTCTATATGTAGTTTGGTTGAATAAGTATAAGTATATAAAACCTTAAAGAGTTAGTTAATGTACACAGAATGTATTATACAgtaaaaaaagtattttattattctattttattttaaaatttcgTGTATTATTCATGATGGCCAAATATGCATGCTTATGataatagtaatgataatgatgacaACATTTTCAAATGTGGATGGGATATAGTTGTAAACAACTTAGGAAAACTAGTGACATTAGCTATCACGATACTCGACTGTTATCTgtatctaatttatttttttccttcttcttcttctttttatctttcttatccttcttttcctttttcttttttgtagCAGGTTCTTCTTTTTGAGTTTGTTCTTCCTTGTGAGtttcttcatttattaCATCAGATGATTTACGTTTCTTCGATTTGTTAGATTGTTCATCTTCTAGGCCAAAGTCACTTGCTGAATAACCAGTTGCAAAATGTTTCaaagttaaatttttagGTTTAACAACATTTTCACGAGGAACTCTAATTTTATCATATGCAATTTCAGGAATTTTTACcatttcattaattgtAAACACTCTATCAAAGTTTAAGgatttattcttattacttaattttaatgaagTTCTTTCTTCGTCTGGAACTAGCAATGAAAAATTGCTGCTGTCACTACCTTCATGTTGAACAACAGACTCGCTGATAGAGTAAGCTTTATTAGATCTCTTCTCACCTTTTAACTCAATAACTGAAGATAATTTTGAGTCTTTATTAATCGGTAAAGTTTTTAAAGTAGAGATATCCAAAGTGGTTGGAACTTTAATTAGCCATAgttcttctttattttcttttaattttttggaggttggaaatttttttaaattttcaatttttttgaattgtttGGGAACTTCAAATGATTGAACAGGGCTATCATCTTCATGAACTGATTCAGATTCAGAATCAGATATATATTCCTTCGATAAGGTAGCTTTGGACATTACAGAAATGTTATAtctattataataattactttattaaaaatgacTTAATAGATGATACGTATCCAACAAAacattgaatttttctcttAGTGTTAGCATctcatcatttttttttattttactacATAATAATTCCAATGATGAGTGAAGAGCTAGCTGAAAAATTTTGCAAAATTTCTTATTCACGtgatcaaaaaatttagtgGACTCTTAACGCTATCTCCTCCATAACtgtatataaaaaaataaattgtaaTGAACATTTAGATACTAATAGTAAGTCTAATgggttaattttttttaactacAAATCggtatattatttacagGTAGtgtctaataataaaaggaTATATTTATCTGTGTACTTgcaacaattgaaaaatatcaagttaaaaaaaatagggTATTGTCCaacaaatgaatatatatatatttatttaacaaTCTATAATTGCATGCCaagagaaaatatttatatggaataaatattgaaaattatcaCCATCCTATACATTCACGATCCACAACTCTGAATATTCTCAATTGCCCCCTCTTCAATTGATCTAAACTATAACTATTTTGTATAATTTTGTCATGATATTCTTCTATCACTCTTAGCTTACCTTTTTCTATATCGAAGTCTGAAAT
The window above is part of the Henningerozyma blattae CBS 6284 chromosome 2, complete genome genome. Proteins encoded here:
- the SFH5 gene encoding Sfh5p (similar to Saccharomyces cerevisiae SFH5 (YJL145W); ancestral locus Anc_1.205): MKFQTDEQEKVYEKVYKELPAIIEKKCSGYDELYGYKLNYGDKDKELVTKYFDESIARALIFKLCKAYDFKYDDVKTHIIDILNWRKKFNPLDAAFKEKHNETLQTIGLVTHYPTAKPNKQVITWNLYGAISGKKEYFKDVDAFVRYRVGLMERGLRLLDFENDDNSYMAQVHDYKGVSMFKMDSDTKKCTRQVIAIFQEFYPELLSSKYFINVPSILVWVFDVIKTFVDSNTKKKFVLLGDGKKLGSHLPECPSKDYGGEDTKNTLQQQSVGTPRPTEYTLYLFEKENNDIE
- the RPA34 gene encoding DNA-directed RNA polymerase I subunit RPA34 (similar to Saccharomyces cerevisiae RPA34 (YJL148W); ancestral locus Anc_1.201), with the protein product MSKATLSKEYISDSESESVHEDDSPVQSFEVPKQFKKIENLKKFPTSKKLKENKEELWLIKVPTTLDISTLKTLPINKDSKLSSVIELKGEKRSNKAYSISESVVQHEGSDSSNFSLLVPDEERTSLKLSNKNKSLNFDRVFTINEMVKIPEIAYDKIRVPRENVVKPKNLTLKHFATGYSASDFGLEDEQSNKSKKRKSSDVINEETHKEEQTQKEEPATKKKKEKKDKKDKKKKKKEKNKLDTDNSRVS